catttacattaatttgttaaaataaatatttacttataAATTTatgtttgctatttttttgtttaagtagcTAAGTtaatgtgtcaaatctgctgctctccgtcattcacttgcatttacctaaagtatgctagcttctgattggttaatgTTTAATCAGCTGATagtggatcaggaagtgttgtcgctctagctgctgtgtatgacgagtaaagtttaaattaagaatgaatctatctccattctgccttttcatttcataaaCAGTGTCCAactaaccaccaacgaatcctcacattagactatagctacgctacgtgtatttctcgcagTTTGAGTCgtaaatttgcaatttttttatcgCAAATTTaaaagcttgttttgtttttaactcattcactcacagccattttcactgatgcaacccccttcgctcgcggatgttttactggattttgagtgattttgcaaggcccacagaatattgcaaatttgcgactttatagagttgcaaaaaaacatttctaggaatattgccccccaaaccctctaaaaaaatatatttagatgtggccctaataagctaatgtaattttattttacaaatatttttttatttatatttgtatattatttattttagtctatttataacaaaaataagtaGATCTGTACTAAGGAAAatagcccaatttttttttaaacacttgtaTAGAAAACTGTTCTAATCAATTATTGGTTAATGCAATCATCACTCCCTTATTTTAAGTTTAACTTACAATAACAAAAGCTCAATAACAAGTTATAACAACATAATGAGatattaaagtaaaacattttaaacaagcaGCACATGCAAATATTGCccagtaagaaaaaaatcttcagaCAAAGAACAAGCATATTTTGGCCCTGGTTTGAGATACTGAAACGTGAGAATGTAGTTTTTGCATTAGTATCACATATGATGAAAAGATCCATACCCGCCACCAGTGCATCCCATTGATATGAAATCCGGCACGCATGTTCATCCTGACAGGACGCACGAAAATTGGTAAGAGTAAAGTGAAGAGAGTAATGTAGTGCTTCTGGCGTGTGGCTTGGTTGGCGCAAGCAATTGAGAGACAGAAGAAGTGTTTGCAGTCGGGCTAACCTGCAACCAACGCGGTCAGTTTTGCAGACAACTTGGCCAGCTGTGTGTCTCCCGCTCCCAGAGCATTTCCCACCCTGACAGAGCCCGCCACAGCGACGCCCAAAGGAAACTGACAGCAAAGAACAACATTAGTAGTCACTCATTGTCGAGATCTGATCAAAGTTCGGAGTCTAAATCACCATGTACGCAGCGCTGGAGAGTTCATAGAGGACCGACTGAGCTCCAAGTTCGACCTCACTTATGAGACCTGTCCAGAGAgggtaaaaattattttattttgaattcagCCTAAAAATGCGTTAGTTGAAGTACCGGCTAGAAGGATGGCGATCTCGAAGGTCCAGCACTCCACGCACAACATGACCATGCTGGGGATTGCCAAGTGTATGTATGAGCCCCAGTCCCGCAGGCAATCTTTGGACCAGCCTGCAGAGAAAGTCAGAGTACTTTAAAtggattgatttattttgaactcattccctcccagccattttcactgaagcaacccccttcgcccccagatattttactggattttgagtgattttacaaggcccacacaatatgctgttctattgctataaaaacatggaaccaacaattcttgttaactggaaaaataaacaaactctgaatatcgaccaatggtctaacctcctcataaatcacattttaatggaaaaaatatctgcctcaaataaaaaccaaatatcaaaatttatagaaacatggtctacgtatatagaattttttaacctaattctggttacttaatactgcctgttagcgagagccaccacattgtgataacttacattgatgtttctgcatttggcaatttattattatattatattattagtatgggattttttttaatatgttttaggtgaactaatgaatacacacacactcgcacgcacgcacatacacatactcacccacatacaaaaaaaaaaatatatatatatatatatatatagatattaaattttttttttataaaaaataaaaaaaaggagagcaatgatgatgtcaaaaaaaaaaatatatatatatatatatatatatatatatataaaaataatttttaaaaaaaggagagcaatgatgacatgtcaaatcgaatgaacaatactgagctctccagaaaaaaaaaaaaaacatggacccgactaaaagattagtctcttctttcgttaggaaaaaaaaagtatatttgtatctgtttccgttttgcagcaattagtattagaatatactgtagctaagtttcataattattcacaaaccagttgaaaacaatggggaaaagagcttgttgcaacatggccctggttgatctcttataccctgctgccaccagctggccgatttttgtaataactaccattgctttgcaTCCTCtccaggtcagaggctgcatcaaagccttctgtatgatctagcataaaaaaaacttttcttttttttaaataaaaagtataaataaattttggggaccatggcaatatttaaaatagaacgtttttattagttgtagggagcaaatgagttaaatacaaaatttaatcACACTACACTGGTCTTCTTTTCAGAATTTCCTGTTGTACAACTGGGTTAAAGATAAGCCAAATTGTGTGATAAAGCTAACCCAGCCTGGGTCCGAAAGGGACTAAGCCAATGCTGGGTCATTTATACCCAGTGTATTTGGTTGAGGACATGACTCAGCACGGTTGGGGAAGATTTTGATCCACAGGGGTAAAAACTACCCAATCTGCTCAAGTGTTTTTAGTGTATATTTAGctccttgttgttttttttcttgtcaggTGACTTAATATTACATTTCTTAATCTTCAACAAGTCTTGATTTAAGTCATATAAAAGCGCCCTTCTCAAGGAACCCTTGGCGGACATCAATACGATACATTTCCATCACATTACGTTTCACTCACCTCCCCAAGTGGCCTTGTGAAGACCTTTCCACAAGATGTAAGTGAAGAGAATGACAGCCATGAAAAACCGTGACACGGCGTGGGCAAGAGCAGAACCTCTGTCAAGGATATTTGAATTTGACGGTGCAGAAATAAGTCAAATGTAAACATTAAGAATGAAAGAACAATGTCAACTTTGCCTATGAATGTCATCACACACAAGACTTATCTATGGAGAGTGATCAACATTTGCCGTCATGCTCTGCTCACACACTTTCAGCAAAGCTACAATCCCTTGCAATTAAGCGTCACATCTGTCTAGTACTCTGTAGTGATGGACACAATCTCTCaacgtttgtttttaaaggatcTCTGGATAATTGACAGCATTGAGtgtaaaaatgtgatttcaaaccaaaatgaaagACTTCTTGTAATCTGTTTAATTATTACTAGTTGAGATTttaattgtgtctttttttttctgcttgtaATCGACATgttcaccaaatttcatgttgattactagtgaaactggctttgttGGCGGaccttgggggaaaaaaacactgcagGGTGCTGCCAAGACAAATTTTGTTCACACCCATGACCAACCAGTTTTTCcagtatgaaataaaaaaaatgaatctatAATTGATTAGTAACAAGTTCAACAacagagaagtaaaaaaaaatatgcaatgcCTGATACTCACACGACTCCCCAGTTTAATACAAAGATAAAGATGTAGTTTAGGAGGGTGTTGAAGAGATTGACCACAAAGCCCGTAATCACTTGTGGCCAGACGATCCCCTGAAAAAGATGATCAAGATGGTTTGATAGGTTTATATGCTGTCAGTTCGGACTCAGTTTAACTTACCTGGTTTTGCAAGTATCTCGATTGCAGCTCATACAGGAATGCAGCCTGTAAATAAAGATCTacgttttattgaacataactATTTCATAAGTCACTTACTGTGCCACAAAATGACCACTAGAGATGTTAATACAGCACGTTTGCAACATGTGCCACAGCAAAACCCCACACTTTTATTCGGGCTAAGAGACTGCAGGTGCTGcggttttggttagcaacacagTTTAAATGAGCACAGTGGTGAACTATTAAATGTCCACGTGTGAGCATAAGAATCTCTGAGCTGAGATACTTTtacccatccatccactttataaaccgcttatcctcattgGGGGCCAAGGAATCAGATtcgaacccacaacttcagaATTGCAAAGTAGATGTGATAACCACTTGGCCACTATGCCGCCAGACTTAGGCTGGGTTTACACCTAAGGATTTTTAAAAtcttgaaagatttttttttaaatctttggcAGAAGcacacagaatttttttttttcaaaggtatTACATAGATTTGGTCATATTGTGTGTGAGGTGCTGCGATAATCTCAACACAGCACCACCGATGTTACACGAAAAGTCCGGTGGCAGTGTACTGAATTTCTTCACCAGGATTATCATTATTCAGGATGGAGGTTGTCGTTTCTGTTAACTCCTTAAATACTCACAGGAAGTGACGGCATGAAGATCTTCACGTACAACTGAGACAAACTGAGGAGCACACAATCAacacaaaagtgacatttttaaaaaagctgaGAGAAGAAGAAACACTGTAGTCTGCTGACCTGGCAACCTCCGGTTCTTGTCCCAAAACCAGCAGAATGGACTCGGTGTTGATGAGCAAAGCCCAGCATGGGAAACATGtcaggatgaggatgaggatcgCCCTCTGCAGGATCACCCCAACTCTCTGAAGATTGCCAGCGCCATATGTCTGACACAAGAGAACTTTTAATAGTTGACAACTATTCAAACACTGTTTTCCTCTTTGACCACGAGTCTCAATGTCATGATTGTGCATCAGTCTCTACCAGAGgcagcaaatccaggtccagaaagtaaaaaccctgccacagtttggctttagccccaggtgctagctagcacactagctagctccccgggtgcttgtttacttgctagggagctagctagtgtgCTCGCCAGCACACGgggcaaaagccaaactgtggcagggttttaactttctggacctggatttgccatctctggagTCTGGACACTACAGTGGACAGAAATTTGAAAGACTTGACTTAAGTCATTCTgggtacatttaaaatatttatttatttttgtaatatactgtgcctcttgtttttgttcaagttAATACCTCTcattcaactcaactttatttattaataactttaaaaacaaccatagttgtatacaaagtgctgtaaataaagaaaaatcagGTGGCCCAGACTTTAGATGTTAGTTTATGGGATTACACATGAGTGTCTTCTATAGGGACTACTGTGACAACACACAACTTTGGCATCAAGACTCATGCATGTAGAATTGGTAGAGTTCTCATACCTGAGAAATCAAAGTATCACATGCTGATGCCAGTCCTGCACCGATGGATATACCTGTGACATTCACAACCTGTGGATGAAATGAGAACATGTCCATGATGTGCATGTAAAAGGCTAATGGTGGTATAACATGACACTTACAGCTGTGGCCAGAGCCACTGCGTCCAGTTGTACCCTTCCCAAATGACCACAGAATGCGGCACTGACAAAACCCACAGAAATCACCATGAGCTGTGTCAGACTCTGTAATGGATGAAAGTTAttagtaggggtgttaaaaaaaattgtttctgcgacatatcgcgatattaccgtgcacaattctcgtatcgattcaatatgcggccaaatagatttttaaacatcaatatttaatggaaatatacaacaaaacatcttacttgaggttagattttaaaccaagagtgacATCTAggagtgaaaaaaatatcacaggtgcttcataaagcttcatttgtctgtctgtctgtctggttagctgtttagctagctagctagctagctggcccatttaaaccaagagtgcaaTCTAAAGGAGTCAAACAacatcacaagtgtttcattaAGCTTCATTGTCTATCACTATTGATTAGTATattcaaaattttgaataaaaataaaaaaatcgcaagAATCAacttatagatttttttaatgattaatagGTATTtcatcgaatcgtgacctatgaatcgtgatacggatcgaatcgccaggtacgaggcaattcccacccctagttagTAGGCTTAAAAACCTCGGTTtggctttcaaacaaggataAAAGTAGGGTAGGGGTTTCAAAGAGTTatgtttagtttcagttttggGTCTTAATTTAAGGTTAAGATTCAGGTTTCAAGATAGGGTTTAGACtgaggtttcaaattatggaTTCAAGTGAGAGTTAGGGTTTCTAGCTAGAGTTAGGGTTTAAgttatgggttaaaaaaaagttatgatttcaaattagggtttcaagattgGTTAAGGTTTGTAAACCTGgactggggtttcaaattgggtttggCAGCTGAGTTGTCTTTTCCGGTACGTTACATTGTGCTTCGCTATAAATTATTGTCATGGTTTGTCAGACTTACCGCAGGCACAGCCAACACTACCAAGTTTTTTAGTTCAGCCTTGAAGCCGACGGGAAGTAAGCAACTCATACTCCGGTGAAAAGAAGCTTCTCTCCATggggaggaagatgaggaagatCTTTCCAtcattattttcacaaaaacgTTTTCACCTGCAAAAGAGTTAACGGTCTGCAAAAAGATTTGTGAGCCGTCGACACGGCACCGGGTGAGAAGTTAGTCCATGCACTAACTATCCATGTTGacgatataattttttttttaaaaaaaatgaatcaagcaataaaatgctaaaacgATCAAGTATAATGATCAAACTTATACGTGGTCTGCCATGTTGATCCAAAAACAGTTCCAGACTGGGGACCTCTTCGAAAAGTCATATCTCCTAATTCCTACCTTTCCTTTGTGGGTGACGTCATCAGTAAAGCGAGATGTCAAGGTGCTTCCTTTCAAACATAAGTAAGGACATTCTTGTTTCAAATGACGCGTCTCCTTACTGACGTCATTGTGCGACGGCGAGTATTGGTGACGTAAGTGTTGTTTGTGGACTATCGCTGCAAATCGACAGTTTTACTTTGAACATatattgttttgctttgttgacTATCTACTTATTCTGTTATTCGCTAACCATGTACAAATGTTAATTTACTATTTCGAAAATCTATCATTTGCATTATTCGAAATGACGTCAAAAGGGCCATTAACTCAACGAATACAATAACAAGGCATTCAAACATTGACTCTTTGTGCACTTTCTGTATTTTCGCACTAGTCTGTCGTTTAAACTTGTTAATGACACTAATTctcttgcttgcttgcttttttatgtcatttttcatCTCACTAAAAATCCTCACACGTTTTTGCattgcacaatatttttttgtttacagctgttgttTTTCCGTTTGGCTAGCTAGTAATGTTGGTCATACAATGAGTGAGGCAATTTTTTTATGTCGACATTTGATAATGTTCACTAAGAATGTTTCTTGATGCATGTTTggctgtactttttattttatttactagtcgGTTAACTACATCGGTAGCACAATTGTGTGTGAACACTACTACTGTTCCCTTGACAGTTATTgttgatttgtatgaaaaattgATTGCTGATTGTTGCCAAGTTTGTATGTCTTactgtttcattcattcattcattccaaaaaaaaatagaagtccAACTACCCTTTCTTCCGAGTTCCGATTATAACTTCCGAGTCATTTCTTACTGTCTGCATTCTGCCAGGAGATGGAGatattgtatctttttttttaaaccactccTTGCATTTCAGTGCCgctatattgtatttaatttctttGAAAGCTAATTATTTGAACGCACACTTAGGGAACTGGTGTCTTCAAGCATGTTGTCTCTGTCTACATAATAGAAAGTAATTAGATGAAAACAATTGCtataattgtattttacttCTTGCTATTGCTGTGTGGGCGGGGCTGGGGCTGGGGAGGTTTGGGAGAGGACTTTGGGTTAGGGGCCaactaaataatacaaatacatcTCAATCTCATCTGCTCATCCAACTTTTCATTATCCTTAAATTagcaaataaatattaatttgatatttatattatatttcatcATTACTACACATTATACACATAATATTAAGATTAAATAAATACCagtactaaaaaataaaaaaaatagcaaacagAGATTGATCACATTCCTTGTGTGGTTTATAAGTGGTGGAAGTAATTTAAATATCATATAAATACAAACATTACATTAATATTATTTGTTCAATTATTGTTATTTGCAAAgtgtatgaataaaatattaacattaaatgactaaaaatttcaaagaaaaagaaacaaagaagaGGAGGGAatcatattttcagttttgcggttaattttcttaaatgtttgtgtgttagCAGAGGATTGTGTATGTGTTTCTTTTGTCATACATAGGGACCCTACCATTGTGAATGCAGCCGTTAGAAATGTTGCATGCCCTCCTCTATGGCACCATGTCAGGTTGAAGTACCACTTGAAATTAACGCATATTCAGATGAAATCAAATAGCCTTATATTTCAGCTCACTGAGTACAAAGAAAGAGCCTCTCACTCTTCTAGCAGCTGAGTGGAAGCAATCAGGACACTATACACAAACCTTTTTGTATTAACATGATGCTATCGCACAGGAGGTACATTGTCCACCTGTCTGTGCAACTGATACACAGGATACTTGGAATGTGATTTTAGACCCCTACTTCGGTCACTCATTAAGTGTGCTTTTGCACTGGATAGGTAAGAATGGGTTAATAAGTAGTAGCAAGGAGATCTCCACTAAAACCTGGTACACCTTCATCAGAAGTGGCAATAAATAGCTACTCACACTTAAGTAGAAGTAGGTACACATTCttgtgtctttttcatgttgtgtcATCATTTGCGGTGGTTGGCGAGAAATAACAAGCTTTTTTCGACAAGAAGTGGAAAGTACACTACagctagttgttttttttaaacaaagggagaaagattaaaaaatagtcAAAGTACAGATACATGATGTTGCTTATGTATAGTAATGAAGTATTTGTAGCTACTTTTTAATTGCCCTTAGCTGACTTTAACAGTCAGTGATGCTTGGATTACTCCATGAATAGCTCCTTTATGCTACTCCAGTCTGTACGTAGCTGACTAATGCAAGCAAAACAAAGGTCATTTtgcacaacatttaaaaaaaaaaagaaaagaaaagaaaaacagatgacACACGAAACAATAGGAATGTCCTCCCACCAGAGTATTACTGTGCTTTACCAACACTGTATTTACAGGATTGCAAACCCACATGGAAATGTATCATTGTTCTGAGTAAGGGTGTTCCGATCGGGGTTTTATGCTGCAGATTACGATACGATCATCTCTGAGTGTGACCGGCTGATACCAATCACATGAATTAGGTGCACATCCGCAAAAATCTTgtgtttcaaaaaacaaaaaaaaactctcaccaAAAACTTGAGATAGATGACAGTAACGACCAGGAATACTGTATGCTTTACtatctggcatttttttttccttttccaatTTCTCTGTAATTTGCACTGACTAGATAAGTAAATTGCATTTCCTTGCCAAATTtcacaacccccaaaaaaatgttacttaatCGAGTTGATCATTATTTTTCCGTGTTACTGAGGGAGGGGGGGTCAAAGGGCTCAGTCATAACTTCCCCGCAGGTGTATTTGTACCAGTACTtgaattgttttttcttcttgggcTTTGAGTTCTTTGGACTTGTCTCATTGTTTTGGATATTGGTCAAGCCAACTGATCTGTCTGCAAAACAACAATTGCTGTTTtgcatttgaatgaaaaaatgtcagccactacatcgtgataacttacattgatgtttctgcatttggcaatttattattattttatattattagtatgggatttttttttaatgggctttaggtgaactgatgaatacacacacgctcgctcgcacgcacgcacgcacacacacacacgcacatacacatactcacccacatacaaaaaaaatatatatatatatgtgtgtatatgtatatatatatatatatttaaaaatatatatatatattaaatttttttaatttatttgtttgtttgtttttttaaaaaaaaggagagcaatgatgatgtcaaatcgaatgaacaatactgagctctcctgaagaagaaaaaaaatatcagcaaaaattgggagacatgtttttttgtcaacGAACACTGACCAGGCTAGATAGacaacatattttattatactTCACTCGTacaatgtgatgtcatgtttaaaTAATTAGAATGCAAGGAGAATGTAATGTAATCATATGATATGATTTGATGACTTAACAGAAATGTAACTTGAGCAAGTTGGTCACtataattgctataaaaaaaataaaaattctggtGAAATCGTGCTTTACTGCTGGGAAGCATTCATACTACTACTAGTTTTGTGGACTTTTCTCAGTATTCTGAGTATTGGTCGATCTAACAGATCTATTGAAAacacaccccaaaaattttttgtttctaatgaaaaaaaaatcatactttaCCTGGAAAGTTGCAGAACTTGTGCTAtctgtaatattaaaaaaatcaacttccTCTTTAAACTGCACGGAATTTGTGattcataaataaataggaACTTGAGTTGACAACAGAATTATTTCTACTGGTCAAATCCCAATTCCGTGCCCTTTGTGTTGCTGGGCAGAGTTTACACGGCTCAGTGGCAAGTGCCCAGCAAATAGACAGGAAGTCAGACCAACATTAACACTCTAAGCTCGGGACATGTCAAGAAATGGCACTATAAGGATTACAAGATAATCTTTATTTATGCACTTTCATTTCTGTTCTGTATCAAATATAAAACGGAAATCAAATACCTCATTGGAGCGCCATTCATTTTGTTGGGAAATAAG
The genomic region above belongs to Vanacampus margaritifer isolate UIUO_Vmar chromosome 5, RoL_Vmar_1.0, whole genome shotgun sequence and contains:
- the LOC144052598 gene encoding multidrug and toxin extrusion protein 1-like isoform X2, whose protein sequence is MMERSSSSSSPWREASFHRSMSCLLPVGFKAELKNLVVLAVPASLTQLMVISVGFVSAAFCGHLGRVQLDAVALATAVVNVTGISIGAGLASACDTLISQTYGAGNLQRVGVILQRAILILILTCFPCWALLINTESILLVLGQEPEVASLSQLYVKIFMPSLPAAFLYELQSRYLQNQGIVWPQVITGFVVNLFNTLLNYIFIFVLNWGVVGSALAHAVSRFFMAVILFTYILWKGLHKATWGGWSKDCLRDWGSYIHLAIPSMVMLCVECWTFEIAILLAGLISEVELGAQSVLYELSSAAYMFPLGVAVAGSVRVGNALGAGDTQLAKLSAKLTALVAASVAVCLTLIFGSLKHHIGYIFTYDEQIQQKVTEVMLFYAPFIMMDGTAATAGGIIRGMGKQKVGALCTILGYYGVCLPLGVPLMFAAKLGIKGLWIGLCSSLSLQCCFLLVYLTRVNWEKVTHEAQLRAGVSRSSDRQHQSDALELLLAEEKEEEEEEEEEEEAEAAETLSAADQRNLILRRSLLVALMLVILVAGIVVNLLLTNHLVT
- the LOC144052598 gene encoding multidrug and toxin extrusion protein 1-like isoform X1, whose protein sequence is MMERSSSSSSPWREASFHRSMSCLLPVGFKAELKNLVVLAVPASLTQLMVISVGFVSAAFCGHLGRVQLDAVALATAVVNVTGISIGAGLASACDTLISQTYGAGNLQRVGVILQRAILILILTCFPCWALLINTESILLVLGQEPEVASLSQLYVKIFMPSLPAAFLYELQSRYLQNQGIVWPQVITGFVVNLFNTLLNYIFIFVLNWGVVGSALAHAVSRFFMAVILFTYILWKGLHKATWGGWSKDCLRDWGSYIHLAIPSMVMLCVECWTFEIAILLAGLISEVELGAQSVLYELSSAAYMFPLGVAVAGSVRVGNALGAGDTQLAKLSAKLTALVAASVAVCLTLIFGSLKHHIGYIFTYDEQIQQKVTEVMLFYAPFIMMDGTAATAGGIIRGMGKQKVGALCTILGYYGVCLPLGVPLMFAAKLGIKGLWIGLCSSLSLQCCFLLVYLTRVNWEKVTHEAQLRAGVSRSSADRQHQSDALELLLAEEKEEEEEEEEEEEAEAAETLSAADQRNLILRRSLLVALMLVILVAGIVVNLLLTNHLVT